A single genomic interval of Argopecten irradians isolate NY chromosome 8, Ai_NY, whole genome shotgun sequence harbors:
- the LOC138330164 gene encoding uncharacterized protein: MGVTCQTACPPDYYGLNCQKKCNCSANQTCDLQTGDCACATGYTGINCTERITPSPQDDQDDVPDYLLVVIQVVLAVVVLVIILAFVIHCVRKRNITKSHDCTDGSVTGNANTFLADYYSNLSIKEIERKRKQHGGHSPRRSPAPNGNMYTEVDKPTGKKPKLSPCQESGVMFLKRTSIKDEAIGNIVVNGDHNNLQEIEEKPPVTAHAYVNKGAVTDDAYDKLGTGNHDIRQPGSDYYDHMKIPQSTTGNSNEAYDELENKHCTQPVDTNVDDTYDHAQNIS, encoded by the exons ATGGGGGTAACATGTCAAACAG CTTGTCCTCCCGACTATTATGGCTTGAACTGTCAAAAGAAGTGTAACTGTTCGGCCAATCAGACGTGTGATCTACAAACAGGTGACTGCGCCTGCGCTACCGGATACACTGGAATTAACTGTACTGAAC GTATTACTCCATCCCCACAAGACGATCAGGATGATGTGCCGGATTATCTCCTGGTCGTTATACAAGTTGTCCTGGCTGTAGTTGTTCTGGTCATCATACTCGCCTTCGTCATCCATTGTGTCCGGAAAAGAAACATAACCAA GTCACATGACTGCACTGACGGGAGCGTGACAG GTAATGCCAACACTTTCTTGGCTGATTACTACAGCAACTTGTCGATTAAGGAGattgaaagaaaaagaaaacaacatggcGGCCACAGCCCCAGACGTTCGCCTGCTCCAAATGGAAATATGTACACAGAAGTTGACAAACCAACCGGAAAGAAACCAAAACTTTCCCCCTGCCAGGAATCGGGTGTGATGTTCCTCAAAAGAACCAGCATTAAAGATGAAGCTATTGGTAATATAGTAGTAAATGGAGATCACAACAACCTTCAGGAAATCGAAGAAAAGCCACCGGTTACTGCGCATGCGTATGTAAACAAAGGTGCAGTTACGGACGACGCTTATGATAAACTAGGAACGGGGAACCATGACATCAGACAACCAGGAAGCGATTACTACGATCACATGAAGATACCGCAAAGCACAACAGGAAATAGCAATGAAGCATATGACGaacttgaaaataaacactgtacACAACCAGTAGATACGAACGTTGATGACACGTACGATCATGCACAAAATATCAGTTAA